A DNA window from Hoplias malabaricus isolate fHopMal1 chromosome 5, fHopMal1.hap1, whole genome shotgun sequence contains the following coding sequences:
- the miip gene encoding migration and invasion-inhibitory protein isoform X1, whose product MLSFERLNALRKQNQELLAKLKLQTEKLQSLKLLGPSGVADNVIRTDTETAESSGGNEVTVRVARINEKSGDLYITNVPDPVVTAVPVGKTRALEALCKLSKPRTRTKGEEASAEKTDNLAVVSAPHLNEPSQPSEDTTYTSLLHEKGSSRIPEQTPTVGHVKPKPLLHPNDKDQRGLDRVLFQSPCQELEATSERQCAQPLLGYDWIAGLLDAESSLTERSELFFDELRSFRQVNKVECVHSHTAGFPLVTDLWSSSAEEDAADQDHAPDTHQCTFCYRVNSRLFAVPLDSQAACPVCKLPKDKNPHTEKEPAFIRISIPRSTLLPAYRYKAHRCCSFDPSDSLGLPSHCLSGCSNTNMNVGSHMSSLDLRSSVQNRSQSSVKSENQMDLSVSRVSGSKRSEQLLDLSHLARYRFQQLAPSRTKPNKSFYPLY is encoded by the exons ATGTTGTCTTTTGAGCGTTTGAACGCTTTGAGGAAACAGAACCAAGAGCTGTTGGCGAAACTGAAGCTACAAACCGAGAAACTGCAGAGTCTAAAGTTACTAGGACCCAGCGGAGTAGCAGATAATGTCATaagaacagacacagaaacagcGGAGAGCTCTGGGGGTAATGAAGTTACCGTTCGTGTGGCTCGAATAAATGAGAAAAGTGGTGACTTATATATCACTAATGTCCCTGACCCCGTTGTTACCGCCGTGCCTGTGGGTAAAACACGGGCTCTTGAGGCGCTGTGTAAACTCAGTAAACCCAGGACTCGAACTAAAGGAGAAGAAGCATCAG CAGAGAAAACAGATAATTTAGCTGTTGTTTCAGCTCCACACCTAAACGAACCGAGCCAGCCTTCAGAAGACACCACATACACCAGTCTCCTTCATGAGAAGGGGAGCAGTCGCATACCAGAACAGACTCCCACTGTGGGACATGTGAAACCCAAGCCCTTACTTCACCCAAATGACAAGGATCAA AGAGGCTTGGACAGAGTTTTATTTCAGTCTCCTTGCCAAGAGCTAGAAGCCACATCAGAGAGACAATGTGCACAGCCGTTACTAGGTTATGACTGGATAGCTG gCTTGCTTGATGCAGAGAGCTCCCTGACTGAGCGCtccgagctgttctttgatgaGCTTCGCAGTTTTCGCCAAGTCAACAAAGTTGAATGTGTCCATAGCCACACTGCAGG CTTTCCCCTTGTAACAGACCTTTGGTCTTCATCAGCAGAAGAAGATGCAGCTGACCAAGATCATGCTCCTGACACTCACCAAT GCACATTCTGCTATCGAGTGAACAGTCGTTTGTTTGCTGTTCCTCTGGATTCTCAGGCTGCGTGCCCTGTATGCAAGCTTCCCAAAGacaaaaacccacacactgagAAAGAACCTGCCTTTATTAG GATCAGTATTCCTCGTTCAACTCTCCTCCCTGCATACCGATACAAAGCTCATCGTTGCTGTAGTTTTGACCCATCAGACAGTCTAGGTTTGCCCTCT CACTGTTTGTCTGGGTGTTCAAACACCAATATGAATGTGGGCTCCCACATGAGCAGTCTAGATCTGAGAAGCTCGGTACAAAACAGGTCACAGTCATCAGTCAAATCTGAAAACCAGATG GATCTGTCAGTATCCAGAGTATCAGGAAGCAAGCGTTCTGAGCAGCTGCTGGACTTGTCTCATCTGGCACGATACCGCTTCCAGCAACTTGCACCTTCGAGGACTAAACCCAATAAGAGTTTCTACCCTCTGTACTAA
- the miip gene encoding migration and invasion-inhibitory protein isoform X4 yields the protein MLSFERLNALRKQNQELLAKLKLQTEKLQSLKLLGPSGVADNVIRTDTETAESSGGNEVTVRVARINEKSGDLYITNVPDPVVTAVPVGKTRALEALCKLSKPRTRTKGEEASAPHLNEPSQPSEDTTYTSLLHEKGSSRIPEQTPTVGHVKPKPLLHPNDKDQRGLDRVLFQSPCQELEATSERQCAQPLLGYDWIAGLLDAESSLTERSELFFDELRSFRQVNKVECVHSHTAGFPLVTDLWSSSAEEDAADQDHAPDTHQCTFCYRVNSRLFAVPLDSQAACPVCKLPKDKNPHTEKEPAFIRISIPRSTLLPAYRYKAHRCCSFDPSDSLGLPSHCLSGCSNTNMNVGSHMSSLDLRSSVQNRSQSSVKSENQMDLSVSRVSGSKRSEQLLDLSHLARYRFQQLAPSRTKPNKSFYPLY from the exons ATGTTGTCTTTTGAGCGTTTGAACGCTTTGAGGAAACAGAACCAAGAGCTGTTGGCGAAACTGAAGCTACAAACCGAGAAACTGCAGAGTCTAAAGTTACTAGGACCCAGCGGAGTAGCAGATAATGTCATaagaacagacacagaaacagcGGAGAGCTCTGGGGGTAATGAAGTTACCGTTCGTGTGGCTCGAATAAATGAGAAAAGTGGTGACTTATATATCACTAATGTCCCTGACCCCGTTGTTACCGCCGTGCCTGTGGGTAAAACACGGGCTCTTGAGGCGCTGTGTAAACTCAGTAAACCCAGGACTCGAACTAAAGGAGAAGAAGCATCAG CTCCACACCTAAACGAACCGAGCCAGCCTTCAGAAGACACCACATACACCAGTCTCCTTCATGAGAAGGGGAGCAGTCGCATACCAGAACAGACTCCCACTGTGGGACATGTGAAACCCAAGCCCTTACTTCACCCAAATGACAAGGATCAA AGAGGCTTGGACAGAGTTTTATTTCAGTCTCCTTGCCAAGAGCTAGAAGCCACATCAGAGAGACAATGTGCACAGCCGTTACTAGGTTATGACTGGATAGCTG gCTTGCTTGATGCAGAGAGCTCCCTGACTGAGCGCtccgagctgttctttgatgaGCTTCGCAGTTTTCGCCAAGTCAACAAAGTTGAATGTGTCCATAGCCACACTGCAGG CTTTCCCCTTGTAACAGACCTTTGGTCTTCATCAGCAGAAGAAGATGCAGCTGACCAAGATCATGCTCCTGACACTCACCAAT GCACATTCTGCTATCGAGTGAACAGTCGTTTGTTTGCTGTTCCTCTGGATTCTCAGGCTGCGTGCCCTGTATGCAAGCTTCCCAAAGacaaaaacccacacactgagAAAGAACCTGCCTTTATTAG GATCAGTATTCCTCGTTCAACTCTCCTCCCTGCATACCGATACAAAGCTCATCGTTGCTGTAGTTTTGACCCATCAGACAGTCTAGGTTTGCCCTCT CACTGTTTGTCTGGGTGTTCAAACACCAATATGAATGTGGGCTCCCACATGAGCAGTCTAGATCTGAGAAGCTCGGTACAAAACAGGTCACAGTCATCAGTCAAATCTGAAAACCAGATG GATCTGTCAGTATCCAGAGTATCAGGAAGCAAGCGTTCTGAGCAGCTGCTGGACTTGTCTCATCTGGCACGATACCGCTTCCAGCAACTTGCACCTTCGAGGACTAAACCCAATAAGAGTTTCTACCCTCTGTACTAA
- the miip gene encoding migration and invasion-inhibitory protein isoform X2 yields the protein MLSFERLNALRKQNQELLAKLKLQTEKLQSLKLLGPSGVADNVIRTDTETAESSGGNEVTVRVARINEKSGDLYITNVPDPVVTAVPVGKTRALEALCKLSKPRTRTKGEEASEKTDNLAVVSAPHLNEPSQPSEDTTYTSLLHEKGSSRIPEQTPTVGHVKPKPLLHPNDKDQRGLDRVLFQSPCQELEATSERQCAQPLLGYDWIAGLLDAESSLTERSELFFDELRSFRQVNKVECVHSHTAGFPLVTDLWSSSAEEDAADQDHAPDTHQCTFCYRVNSRLFAVPLDSQAACPVCKLPKDKNPHTEKEPAFIRISIPRSTLLPAYRYKAHRCCSFDPSDSLGLPSHCLSGCSNTNMNVGSHMSSLDLRSSVQNRSQSSVKSENQMDLSVSRVSGSKRSEQLLDLSHLARYRFQQLAPSRTKPNKSFYPLY from the exons ATGTTGTCTTTTGAGCGTTTGAACGCTTTGAGGAAACAGAACCAAGAGCTGTTGGCGAAACTGAAGCTACAAACCGAGAAACTGCAGAGTCTAAAGTTACTAGGACCCAGCGGAGTAGCAGATAATGTCATaagaacagacacagaaacagcGGAGAGCTCTGGGGGTAATGAAGTTACCGTTCGTGTGGCTCGAATAAATGAGAAAAGTGGTGACTTATATATCACTAATGTCCCTGACCCCGTTGTTACCGCCGTGCCTGTGGGTAAAACACGGGCTCTTGAGGCGCTGTGTAAACTCAGTAAACCCAGGACTCGAACTAAAGGAGAAGAAGCATCAG AGAAAACAGATAATTTAGCTGTTGTTTCAGCTCCACACCTAAACGAACCGAGCCAGCCTTCAGAAGACACCACATACACCAGTCTCCTTCATGAGAAGGGGAGCAGTCGCATACCAGAACAGACTCCCACTGTGGGACATGTGAAACCCAAGCCCTTACTTCACCCAAATGACAAGGATCAA AGAGGCTTGGACAGAGTTTTATTTCAGTCTCCTTGCCAAGAGCTAGAAGCCACATCAGAGAGACAATGTGCACAGCCGTTACTAGGTTATGACTGGATAGCTG gCTTGCTTGATGCAGAGAGCTCCCTGACTGAGCGCtccgagctgttctttgatgaGCTTCGCAGTTTTCGCCAAGTCAACAAAGTTGAATGTGTCCATAGCCACACTGCAGG CTTTCCCCTTGTAACAGACCTTTGGTCTTCATCAGCAGAAGAAGATGCAGCTGACCAAGATCATGCTCCTGACACTCACCAAT GCACATTCTGCTATCGAGTGAACAGTCGTTTGTTTGCTGTTCCTCTGGATTCTCAGGCTGCGTGCCCTGTATGCAAGCTTCCCAAAGacaaaaacccacacactgagAAAGAACCTGCCTTTATTAG GATCAGTATTCCTCGTTCAACTCTCCTCCCTGCATACCGATACAAAGCTCATCGTTGCTGTAGTTTTGACCCATCAGACAGTCTAGGTTTGCCCTCT CACTGTTTGTCTGGGTGTTCAAACACCAATATGAATGTGGGCTCCCACATGAGCAGTCTAGATCTGAGAAGCTCGGTACAAAACAGGTCACAGTCATCAGTCAAATCTGAAAACCAGATG GATCTGTCAGTATCCAGAGTATCAGGAAGCAAGCGTTCTGAGCAGCTGCTGGACTTGTCTCATCTGGCACGATACCGCTTCCAGCAACTTGCACCTTCGAGGACTAAACCCAATAAGAGTTTCTACCCTCTGTACTAA
- the miip gene encoding migration and invasion-inhibitory protein isoform X3: MLSFERLNALRKQNQELLAKLKLQTEKLQSLKLLGPSGVADNVIRTDTETAESSGGNEVTVRVARINEKSGDLYITNVPDPVVTAVPVGKTRALEALCKLSKPRTRTKGEEASAVVSAPHLNEPSQPSEDTTYTSLLHEKGSSRIPEQTPTVGHVKPKPLLHPNDKDQRGLDRVLFQSPCQELEATSERQCAQPLLGYDWIAGLLDAESSLTERSELFFDELRSFRQVNKVECVHSHTAGFPLVTDLWSSSAEEDAADQDHAPDTHQCTFCYRVNSRLFAVPLDSQAACPVCKLPKDKNPHTEKEPAFIRISIPRSTLLPAYRYKAHRCCSFDPSDSLGLPSHCLSGCSNTNMNVGSHMSSLDLRSSVQNRSQSSVKSENQMDLSVSRVSGSKRSEQLLDLSHLARYRFQQLAPSRTKPNKSFYPLY; the protein is encoded by the exons ATGTTGTCTTTTGAGCGTTTGAACGCTTTGAGGAAACAGAACCAAGAGCTGTTGGCGAAACTGAAGCTACAAACCGAGAAACTGCAGAGTCTAAAGTTACTAGGACCCAGCGGAGTAGCAGATAATGTCATaagaacagacacagaaacagcGGAGAGCTCTGGGGGTAATGAAGTTACCGTTCGTGTGGCTCGAATAAATGAGAAAAGTGGTGACTTATATATCACTAATGTCCCTGACCCCGTTGTTACCGCCGTGCCTGTGGGTAAAACACGGGCTCTTGAGGCGCTGTGTAAACTCAGTAAACCCAGGACTCGAACTAAAGGAGAAGAAGCATCAG CTGTTGTTTCAGCTCCACACCTAAACGAACCGAGCCAGCCTTCAGAAGACACCACATACACCAGTCTCCTTCATGAGAAGGGGAGCAGTCGCATACCAGAACAGACTCCCACTGTGGGACATGTGAAACCCAAGCCCTTACTTCACCCAAATGACAAGGATCAA AGAGGCTTGGACAGAGTTTTATTTCAGTCTCCTTGCCAAGAGCTAGAAGCCACATCAGAGAGACAATGTGCACAGCCGTTACTAGGTTATGACTGGATAGCTG gCTTGCTTGATGCAGAGAGCTCCCTGACTGAGCGCtccgagctgttctttgatgaGCTTCGCAGTTTTCGCCAAGTCAACAAAGTTGAATGTGTCCATAGCCACACTGCAGG CTTTCCCCTTGTAACAGACCTTTGGTCTTCATCAGCAGAAGAAGATGCAGCTGACCAAGATCATGCTCCTGACACTCACCAAT GCACATTCTGCTATCGAGTGAACAGTCGTTTGTTTGCTGTTCCTCTGGATTCTCAGGCTGCGTGCCCTGTATGCAAGCTTCCCAAAGacaaaaacccacacactgagAAAGAACCTGCCTTTATTAG GATCAGTATTCCTCGTTCAACTCTCCTCCCTGCATACCGATACAAAGCTCATCGTTGCTGTAGTTTTGACCCATCAGACAGTCTAGGTTTGCCCTCT CACTGTTTGTCTGGGTGTTCAAACACCAATATGAATGTGGGCTCCCACATGAGCAGTCTAGATCTGAGAAGCTCGGTACAAAACAGGTCACAGTCATCAGTCAAATCTGAAAACCAGATG GATCTGTCAGTATCCAGAGTATCAGGAAGCAAGCGTTCTGAGCAGCTGCTGGACTTGTCTCATCTGGCACGATACCGCTTCCAGCAACTTGCACCTTCGAGGACTAAACCCAATAAGAGTTTCTACCCTCTGTACTAA